In Mauremys mutica isolate MM-2020 ecotype Southern chromosome 16, ASM2049712v1, whole genome shotgun sequence, one DNA window encodes the following:
- the CDK2AP1 gene encoding cyclin-dependent kinase 2-associated protein 1 isoform X3, whose protein sequence is MLTAGSVHSPSTSMATSAQYRQLINDYGPPSLGYTQGMQGTSSSQVPQSKYAELLAIIEELGKEIRPTYAGSKSAMERLKRGIIHARGLVRECLAETERNARS, encoded by the exons ATGTTGACAg ctggaagtgttCACTCTCCCTCCACAAGTATGGCAACCTCTGCACAATACAGACAGCTTATAAATGATTATGGACCCCCGTCTCTAGGCTATACACAAGGGATGCAG GGTACCAGCAGCAGTCAAGTACCACAAAGCAAATATGCAGAACTTCTAGCTATCATAGAAGAATTAGGAAAAGAAATTAGACCTACATATGCTGGAAGTAAAAGTGCCATGGAGAGGCTAAAACGAG gcatCATTCATGCTAGAGGATTAGTTCGGGAATGCTTGGCTGAGACTGAACGGAATGCAAGATCCTAG
- the CDK2AP1 gene encoding cyclin-dependent kinase 2-associated protein 1 isoform X1: MSPNDVWMIYCIVGVNISDGHICRCCYRCKQPKVSGRHRDAPLNVRTFLFLAFAMSLGMSYKPNLNAHLPGTAINQAGSVHSPSTSMATSAQYRQLINDYGPPSLGYTQGMQGTSSSQVPQSKYAELLAIIEELGKEIRPTYAGSKSAMERLKRGIIHARGLVRECLAETERNARS; encoded by the exons ATGTCTCCTAATGATGTATGGATGATATATTGCATTGTGGGTGTCAATATAAGTGACGGCCATATTTGCCGGTGCTGCTACCGCTGTAAACAACCCAAAGTGTCTGGGAGACACAGAGACGCTCCACTGAATGTCAGGACATTTTTATTTCTTGCATTTGCCATGTCTCTAGGAATGTCTTACAAGCCCAACTTGAACGCCCACCTCCCCGGGACTGCCATCAACCAGG ctggaagtgttCACTCTCCCTCCACAAGTATGGCAACCTCTGCACAATACAGACAGCTTATAAATGATTATGGACCCCCGTCTCTAGGCTATACACAAGGGATGCAG GGTACCAGCAGCAGTCAAGTACCACAAAGCAAATATGCAGAACTTCTAGCTATCATAGAAGAATTAGGAAAAGAAATTAGACCTACATATGCTGGAAGTAAAAGTGCCATGGAGAGGCTAAAACGAG gcatCATTCATGCTAGAGGATTAGTTCGGGAATGCTTGGCTGAGACTGAACGGAATGCAAGATCCTAG
- the CDK2AP1 gene encoding cyclin-dependent kinase 2-associated protein 1 isoform X4 codes for MATSAQYRQLINDYGPPSLGYTQGMQGTSSSQVPQSKYAELLAIIEELGKEIRPTYAGSKSAMERLKRGIIHARGLVRECLAETERNARS; via the exons ATGGCAACCTCTGCACAATACAGACAGCTTATAAATGATTATGGACCCCCGTCTCTAGGCTATACACAAGGGATGCAG GGTACCAGCAGCAGTCAAGTACCACAAAGCAAATATGCAGAACTTCTAGCTATCATAGAAGAATTAGGAAAAGAAATTAGACCTACATATGCTGGAAGTAAAAGTGCCATGGAGAGGCTAAAACGAG gcatCATTCATGCTAGAGGATTAGTTCGGGAATGCTTGGCTGAGACTGAACGGAATGCAAGATCCTAG
- the CDK2AP1 gene encoding cyclin-dependent kinase 2-associated protein 1 isoform X2, with product MNSVTPELVIWQKMLTAGSVHSPSTSMATSAQYRQLINDYGPPSLGYTQGMQGTSSSQVPQSKYAELLAIIEELGKEIRPTYAGSKSAMERLKRGIIHARGLVRECLAETERNARS from the exons A TGAACAGTGTGACTCCTGAGTTAGTGATCTGGCAAAAAATGTTGACAg ctggaagtgttCACTCTCCCTCCACAAGTATGGCAACCTCTGCACAATACAGACAGCTTATAAATGATTATGGACCCCCGTCTCTAGGCTATACACAAGGGATGCAG GGTACCAGCAGCAGTCAAGTACCACAAAGCAAATATGCAGAACTTCTAGCTATCATAGAAGAATTAGGAAAAGAAATTAGACCTACATATGCTGGAAGTAAAAGTGCCATGGAGAGGCTAAAACGAG gcatCATTCATGCTAGAGGATTAGTTCGGGAATGCTTGGCTGAGACTGAACGGAATGCAAGATCCTAG